The Phaseolus vulgaris cultivar G19833 chromosome 10, P. vulgaris v2.0, whole genome shotgun sequence DNA window ctctaaagattaatcttttctcaatcctccaacagagctaaaccagattgaacatgcgtcgatctgattcaactgaaactcaccagtaaagcatgcgtctactagtttaatcaatacccactttgttccatgcgtatactccatgggaatgcttacctcctctcccttgaatcatgcgcccaagaaattaattagaacaatgcgaactaactaagaaaccaaagtttaagataaggaagactctcaatcatgcgttcaagtacaacctctcacaaaaactagttttccaggagattagacaataaaaataactgctatagagaattaaaaatcaaaacttttattgaacaaaacctcagaactcaatggggaattacaaaagaatcaaccaaaaaggtttagccttccatgcggaggcaaaacaaaagaattactaagaagaaaataaactaagaaaaccctatgaagctctctcttttctccttgatgcttgtgtccttttataggcttttctgctccaaggatcttgagagaatattgtagtgtatattttgttaaccgtttccaagtttctatctttccataattcttgtattttgcagaagatttgcttccaattctgtttctgagatattgtagattttattttctctttcttctcctcagaatttgtttcctgttttggttcaagaagcaacttggacttttgcatatttggcccattcacaaaggtagatgcttcctccggataatttactctaaaaacacaaaattaacaataataatagttaaggcccaaataaacccaattataagaatattaattaaaacaatggatttatttattattatagtccaataatctatgaattaggctaatgagtgtgaataaatatatgctcatcagttATAAGATGTAGGTATTCGGCTAGAGCGAGATGCCAATCAGTATGCTTTTAGCATTAGTCAAGTTTCCTCATGTAGGCCATGTTGTCTTCTTTTAAGGTCGGATAGTAATAACTACTCAAATGATTTTATGCGATAGCGCTCGTCCCTCGATGTGGCTTCCACACATTTCTTCATGAAGTTTGACTAATACATGATCTACTTGTGAAGGGGTGAGACATTTAAGTAAAGGTCGAGAATAACCATGTCTAAAGAGATACTCATCTATCAAGGTAAAGTGGCAAGCGTTCTTCCTTTACTCCTTCGTTTTCTTAAGATTATTCGGTACTACTCTGTTTTCTAAGTATTATATGTCATCCATGTGTCATCTCCTGTTTTTTATAACACCAAGACTTGCTCACCTCGAGTTCGCTGATTGTCACTTTAGGAACTTTCAATGTCTCTTGGATTACTGATCGGTAATTCCCATGCTTCGAGAATTTTTATCCCTAGATACATGAAAAagttcaaaaaaaataaataattctgataagGATTTGACATACCTCAGATATCGAGTTAAGTGAGGATCCTTGGCCTGAAATTCACTAGAGACTTGTCCTGTGACCAATTGTGAATCACTTTTTGCCATAAGACTCTAAATGCTAATCTTTTTAGCCAAAAGCAACTCTATTATTAAAGtttcatactctgcttggttatTACTCACCTTGAAGGAGAATTAGAGTGATTGCTCGATAAGGACCCCATGAGGTCCCTCTAGAATTATACATTCATTGTTGCCTTTCAAATTAGTCACATTATCCACTGATAAAATCCATTTTGACCCTTCTGCTTGGTATCATTGGAGGGAAAGTTGAGTTCTCGCTACAAAGTCCTCCAATATATGACTCTTGATAGGCCCTTAGGGTTTACATTATAAGTTGATTTATGACAACTCAATGGACCATTTTATCATTCTACTTGCAATATCTGGTTTGTTGAGCACCTTTTTTATCGAGAGATTGGACATAACCACAACCGTATAACTTTGGAAATAGTGTCGAAGtccttgctgacaaaataaatcAACCTTTGTCTTACTTCAACTTCCTGCATAAGGGTCGAGTTAATTGTTTGGTCAGTCACTATGACATTTTGTTAGAGTAGCCTATCAACTACCTGTTTACTAAGAATGAGAGTGTTGGATAAGTATTTTGAAAAACCCTCTTAACATTCTTCTATCCACACAAAACAGTCATTTTCTAAAGACAATAATGACGTTGATGTGAAATTCAATGTCACATAAGTACAAAATTGTCCTGCTATGCAACAAAGAAGAAACATTATCCAACATGATGGTCTTCTCACCCACAGGGAGGTGGAAAGTGTTGGTGTCATAGTGTTACCTCTCCACAAAGACTGAAATGAGACCTTTATCATTGGTCTCATAACTAATGTTGCACAGTGGCAACAACCCAATGTTAAGCACTATAGGCTCAATTTGGGGATGAGAGATCTCAAACTTACCTAATTTATGTTTGTACAAGACCAACTTCAATTTGCTTTGATCCTCACCCTCCCAAAGTCGTAAGACGACGTGGTCAACATTGTTGAACACAAGGCTTTGATGACTCCGAATCTGTGAAGAAGCTTGGATGTTGTGTTGTTGGTGTTAGAGTTTAGTTTTAAGGTGTTTAGAATTTGTAAGTTTCACTCTTGAACAATATCTTAGGTAGAGCAAtcttgttttgaaaaagaaaatgagttTTTCAAAGCTAACTGATaaatgttgaagatgggaagctttgatgtatccAATTCTCATAGAAcctgaagttgtgctgctttttaGGCTTAGGTTTAgttatggggtttagaatctttgtaagatcagtcctTGATTCCTACACAAACCTtgtttcaatctgttttaaagaactaagtgtttttccatgcaaaggaaaaaacaaccgattaaagtttggagacaatcgattgtttgccacttagctggcaaaggaattttgaaattgttttttgaatcagttgtgtaactgctgaaaccattcaaccggttaaatcgtagTTTCAACCTATTAAATgtgagttttcataacagtattttgaaaacctgttttaactatTCAGTATTTCAAATCTACCTTGAACAGTAGCTTTTAAAAGGTTATAAATATTGCCTTCTTTCAAAAGtttaatataaaagttttaCACTTTGATTTGAGATAAAAAGAGAGATTACAAACTGTTTGTGAAAGAAGTTTtccaagtttagcaagattgccattgagctttgttgtgattcaagaactgatcataAAGCTTCTGGTTTACTATAATTCCAAGTGTTTTCTACCctttcttagtttcttgtaattgaaTTCTGATACTGTATAAGTGtatgtaaaatcctgtaaagtcagtgtgattctggcttgaggtgtgtgctggtgcaaagagaatgagtaggctttgtgggattcaaagtcacctcctTATGGTGTGGTTTTTGTAATTTGTGATTGGTTACTTAGtggaatactcagtggtttgagtgaggactggatgtagctcagggattgagtgaaccagtataaaccttgtgtgtaaatctTTCTTTCTCTCATCACTCtatttgtttgatattttcgctgctataaacaaccgattaaatcgtgcttttaaccggttgaattacTGATATTTGTTTCTGTGAGTTTGATTGATTGGCTTTCTGAAATTCTTATCTGAGTTGATTTTTAAGAATTCATGCTAAAGAAAGTATTTgagaaaatcttttataaacaattcacctcctcCTCCCCcatttaagccatcaattctaacaataaacaaccggttgttttcaCGGTTTAATCGCTTGTTTTACACATAGCCTGTTTGAAGAGTTTTTCAACTAACTTTGACTTGGTTGACCAATAGACTTAACtaattcaaccggttatttcgaGTTTTCAACCGATTAATTTTTGAATCTTtaacagtttttcaaaaaccAGTAAAACCTATTTCTCTTGGCTTTTCAAACTGTTTTTGGCTCGTGATCACCTGACTAAAATGGTCAAATCTAATAGCTATAAAAAGAGGTTTCCCTCCTCATTTCAAAACACAGAAAAAGATTTACAAATCTGATTTGAGAAAGAGGTTTTCCAAAGAGTTATCAAGATTGCTTAAAGACTTTACTTATGCTCAATAAGTGTTTCTAGGAACTCAGTGATTCAGGTGTAATATGTTCCTAATCTTTACTTGTATTTGTTTACTCTGAAACATTTTGTACAACAATAAATTTGCTTTAGCAGTGGGTTGTGGTATTTGTGTGTGTTGTATAGCAAAGGGGGTAAGTGATCTTGGGTGAAAAGGTCACCTCCTTGTGGGTGTGTTTGAATTGTAATTTGTTGTTGATTGCTAGTGGAAtataaactgtttgatatttgctttgctgtcataaacaaccggttatttcgCACTTTCAACCGATTGATATTTGTGCTTTATAAACTGTTTGATACGTGTTCTTATCTGTGTGCTATAAACAACTGGTTATATCGAAATCACAACCGGATGATTTTTTTGTTAACAGTTTTGAAAGTTCTTTTCTCTTGGCTTCTcttatctttctttctttaattcatTAAAGAACTTCATTCTTAGCCATTGTTTGCGAaaatcgttgaaaaacaattcacccccacCCCCCTTCTTGTTTTAGCCATTAATTCTTACAAACATAACTTACTAGCAAGGACATATCACGAGGGCAATAAACAAATCCTTTTTGCTCATGTGGTCCTCCTACAACTTTTGGCAACACATTCAAATTGGGTGCATGAGCAGTTTATTCCCTATCTCTTTTATTAAGTGGCATTGTCGGTCTCTGTCTAACTTAACTTCAACCTGAGATGAGCCATCTTTGGTCCTAACCATGTCTTTGCCAAACACCAAATCATTcaattagaattaaaaaataaattaaaaatatattttttgacatTCCGAATTGTACAATCTATAATGTATTAAAAACATTCtgaataatctaaaatataaaaaaaaaaatcaagtatatTTCGGATTGTACAATATAGAAACGTACTAGATCAACAATTCAAAAATCATACAATACAgtgaaaatgaagaaaacacAAAAGTGAACCTATTGTAGACATGTCAACAACTATTCTTAGGAGGACAATGTTGGTCAAGGAAGGACTCTCACACAGAAGCACAATAAATGGAGAGGTACAACGAcgactgatcctgcctgttgaccgggacgcaagaaccttgcctcgtcaaacctggatcgacctCTGCGCCGCGttaacctccgtccttcactgtgattcacctcaagaacctgcaaaagacagaacggcgccgctgcggccaatcacgctccgacgcccaagtcagcgactgaaccaccaaatactaagagaaaacttaaggactctaaggaaccgtgcaaaattctctctcagcgtactcaagttctcgcaagcgtaaagaagtaatctaaacgtgcgtacctcagaagttcgttagaatctctttatatacctgtgcactttctctctcctgacagttacacatctggacacgtggctcgcatccagctgtacacgtgtcaccatctggagcatccttgacttgggcgccacttcttactcttcaggcttttggctaagttacttacgcatggaacaactcagcgcatagctgccttggagcgtgatctcttctgagtggcgagttcgggtgcctttgatgagattccactagccatatagagaaaggttcttgaccttcttaggaatcaccttgagttggacgtaatagaggcacttttcttagagttggatcattgttctaagacaagaactcaccaaaaactagtaccaaatcccaaactcattggatgaaccaattttagtcaaattgaaccgaacaaaagaggtgaaattaaaaggaaccgaacagaaatgattaagcacacaaatgaaccgaacagaattgaaattaaaaggcaagaacagaaacaataggtgctggaaaaaacagaaaaaccgaaccaaaatactcaagaacacaagacaacaaaagcaattgaaagagaaggaaggaaggagaagagagtgctcatgaagatggaagaatgttggatgatatcgccactagaagtgtggaatgctcctagataagagtgatgccgccacttgaggactccattgatccatcaagataagactagagaagaaggctccaaaagcactccaaaattcactcaaaatttgagtagagttttcttagattaattccaatctgaattttacaaaggaagcacctctatttatagcctaaggtgctgaaaaataggtgggaaatttcaaataaactcatttgaaattcccacaaaaaacaagtcacatgggaggtgtgacctttttctactatgacacctcccaaaaactacacctacaccactctcctaagtcacatggacaatgtgactttattttacattttcacacacctttatttaataaccacacctcctaaaactatacaagagtatttcaaagcttggccttgcccctcatgggatggacttgggctctttgggctttggccttcttgggcttgggcttgggctttgggcttgggcctcatctttattttatgtcttcttttaattttgagaagactagaaggaagaacttcaaatgggagggtggatgtcctcttcctccattaataaaagcctcctttatttgattctcatcagccttcatacacaccttccctgtggtctcgccggccgccttcatgatctactttacttgcttcaccgtgtatgttcaggtaagctgctTCCCGACCTcgtcctctggctagctaggaaatgaccATCTGACTTCGTCATccctgctcaacacgcctacataatagctcgctgccacgtcatcacttccgactaccaggacggtacaacgactaagaaagaagaaaagtggGAGACAAGTGAAAGTAGAGTTGTATATAAATTGATATGGGGCTATTTTGGCCATTTCACAACCCCATAAGGGTGCTCATTCAAATGATGGGGGTGTAGAATGAGAAGCCCCATCACATTCGGATCTCATGCATAACCGGGTCCAATATCTTACTTGGCTCTCATGTATCTGATTTCCTATCAAACCGGTTCATACGGCTTGCTGAACCGATTTTTATAACTTTGCTTTCGTGGACAAGTAAAGTTGcagaaaaaaagagaataatgaaagaaaaaaatatgtaaaaatggtcacatcaattaaataaatgaagaaTACGGTATTAGCTTAGAGCACTTTTCTATTTCATACTTCCTTTTTCACTTCAACCTGTTTATACAACAGTGGAAGGATAAATTATAATGTTAgttaaactaataaaaaaactaaagatTGAGAAcattttaaatatcattaaatatctattttattttattataaattgtaatatttgatttttaataaatagttaTGGATGCATCTTGTTTTCTAAAGTACATCGTATTTAATCCTGTTTATAATTTAAGGTTTTTAAAGTGACAATAAATTGGTGAAAAATTCGCGTAAGTTATTAATGTATCATAAACTTTTGTCACTAGAAAACGTTTtgatgatttaaaaaatatttataaactatGATCTTATCTCTAACTTCTCTATTGAAAATGTATAAAGAATCAATATAAACGTAATTGTAATCTTTtgacatatttaaaaaataattaaatttttttatttatatttctaaaaatagAATAACCAAGATTTTACTATTTATCAGTATATATTGTtccaaaagagaaaaaatagtgCCTCAAATTTAGTCGTTTCCTCTCAACTGTCTTAATTATGACAACAACAAACCTCATCAACTTTCTTGTCTACATCAATTCACATATTAATTTGTGTAGGAAAAAATTGTCCTCTTAAAGCATGAAAGAACCTAACTCCAtgttttccttaaaaaaaaaaattgttactgTTCTTACCTGGAGAAGATCAGTTGAATTTTTTAGATCATCACCGGATTTTATTTTTGCAAGTTTCGTAAATAAACTTCAAGTAAAATAAaggtttaataaaaaattatttcacatTCAAGTTagtaaaaacataaaaagataaagatagtaTATAAAATGAGTATAGTGTAAAATATGAAATGAGTTCACTTACTCTTACTTTGTGATAGTCTATTTTCAAGTATTTGTGAGTCTGGACAATTGTTATTGATTTTCAATAATCTTTACCCTGGAACATAATTAGTTttaatatgtaataaaataagGGTATTTATGTtaacaaatcaaaatatttatgcAAATTAAGGTTATTGTTggtgataaatattttaactggTATCTCAGATATTTTGGTTAATTAGTAATTGTGAATCGAGAATTTCACCCCTATTCTTTTTAGTCTTACGTCTCGAATTTATTATGATTTGGGCTGCACGTCCGATATAGACAAGGACGATATCTATATCTGGATCGGAACGTACAATTACCAtatctatttcttttttctttaaccCTCCCAACCAAAAACtgatcaaaacaaaatttttgaAGGATTGAGAATAAAGGATTGACAAGTGcaaaaattaagcaaaaccatatatatataaaagcatATTCTCGTTAAGAAACCCTTCATTTTTGGGCACACTAAGCATATTCTCGTTAAGAAAGCCTTCATTTTTGGGCACATTATTCCCATCTTTGAGTACATTTAGCATACAAAGGAAGGACAAGAAACATAAGAAAGTAAGAAAAAAGTGGTGAAAAAGAGTCACAGAGAGGACTGAGAAATAACAGAGAGAATGAAGTTCTTAATATTTTGAGTCAATGCGAGGGCCTTAGCCTGGTCAAAGATCTCCACACCGTGGTACCCGTCCTCCACGAACCGCTTCTCCACGCGCACGCCACGCGCCTCCAAAATCTTCACAAACTCCTTCTGCTTGTCCACCAAGGGATCTCCACCGTACCCGTTAATGAAGCACGCTGGCAGCTGTCCGATCTTGTCGGCATGAGCGGCCTCTGCCGCCGTCGGATTGCAGTACACGTGGTCGCGATCCGCGCCCTCAGGGAGTGAGAGGGCCCACATGAGGTCGTTAGCGGGTAACGGCAAGATACGATCGTCAACGAGACGGAGTTCGGAGTCGGAGCGGTGGGACCCACTAAAATAGGGAATGTTCATCACGATGCCCTGGATTTTAAGAGGAGAGAGATCGCGGTCGAGTGCACGGAGCGCTGCGAAGTAGGCGATGTTTCCCCCGGCGCTGCTTCCCATGAGGAAGCACTTGGTGAAGTCAACG harbors:
- the LOC137819327 gene encoding probable carboxylesterase 8; translated protein: MSEPPPPISSSAMDPFEFLKIKINPGGSLTRTYVFPMVPPSPTPPISEPSLSVDIPLNAAANTSLRLFLPHPPPAEKLPLLLYFHGGGFILYHPSSLIFHRSCATLAASLPAVIASVDYRLCPEHRLPAAYDDALDALLWAQAQARDPDQAHPWLRDHVDFTKCFLMGSSAGGNIAYFAALRALDRDLSPLKIQGIVMNIPYFSGSHRSDSELRLVDDRILPLPANDLMWALSLPEGADRDHVYCNPTAAEAAHADKIGQLPACFINGYGGDPLVDKQKEFVKILEARGVRVEKRFVEDGYHGVEIFDQAKALALTQNIKNFILSVISQSSL